TTCCTCATATGCGTCCTCAATGCAAACTGTTTGCTCTGAATTCACTGCATACACGGCAACCATTCGATTATTAGGTGTTTCGTCTTCCTGATAACAGGGGAGGTCAGGAAAGCGATTATCTATCGGGTCACCGGTGCCACCTAAGTGTACATGCAAGGTATCGTTCTGCACCAATGTGAAAGATAGTTTTCTTTTGTATGGATCTTCTCCTTCTTGCTGCACTGAGTAGAGCGTGCCTCCATCAGCATGTGTAATTTCCCGAGCACTTGTGAGAATGAGCTCAAGAAGCTTGGTTTCATCACGTTCAGCGGAGAGCGCAATACCAATTTGGTTCAAGCGTTGTACAAGTTGAAGTTCTGTTTGATTCGATTGCGGCGTACTCATACGTGAGCCTCTATTAGTTTTAGTGATTCGCACAATAGAAACAGCTTTAAAAGATGTCGATAAGACTAACACAGAATAAAATATGTTCAGCTATACTGAGAGGGAAATCTACAGCACGGGAGCTTATTATGTTTACACGTACCATGCTCGTTCTTTGTGTTGCAGTACTGTCGGGGTGTCCCGCACAAACACCCGAAATGCCCGCGCAACAGGAATCGGTCGCTGCGCGTTGTCAGTTAACTCTCGGCTATGACGCCTGGGAGCCTTATCAATATAAAGATATCGGCCACGAAGTGAGAGGCGTAGATATTGAGCTAGCGGAAGCAGTTCTTGAGCACATGAATTGTGATTTGGAATTCGTTCAGGCGACGTGGCTCGATCTATTGCGAGGGTTAGAAATTGGTGAAATCGATATGCTGGTGGGCGCCTCGAAAACGCCAGAGCGAGAGCGTTATGCTTGGTTCTCAACGAATTATCGAGATGAACAGTTTGTGCTCTTCGTACGAGAGGGAGAGCTGCATCGGTATCGTGAGATGAACACGGTCGAGACCTTTCTAAACGAAGGCTATCGGCTCGGTGTCGTGAATCAGTACTATTATGGCGACCCGGTACAAACACTCACTTCTACCGATGCGTTCTCAGATCAGGTGCGAGGGGCGATAATTAGTGAGCTCAATATGGCCAGGCTGATTGATCAAGATGTAGATGGTGTCTTAGAGGACGAGTTAGTGGGGCTCTCTATGATTCGTCGGAAAGGCTTCGCTGAATACGTCACTCCAAGCCATATTGAGGTGGGAGCGTCTCCTGTGTATGCCATGTTCTCAAAAGAAACGGTCACCGAAGCCCAAGTGGAAGCGTTCAATGCTGCGTTAGTCACAATTCACAATAATGGTACTTATGCAGATATTTTAGCGCGCTATGGACTTTAAGTTTCACAGTAGCCGGCAGGGAAAAGTACGAGGTGGTCTAAGTTTAGCCTTAGCCCAACCTCGCTTCCTACTTGATATTCGTGGTGGGAGGGGGCCATACACAGAACTTGGCTGCCATCGTTCAGTGCAACTGTGTAGAGAAAGTGCGCCCCACGAAAGCCTTTACCAATAATTTTGGCACGTCGCTCACTTCTTTCATCAAGCACGATATCGTCAGGTCTAATCAATACGTCGACCGTTTCGCCTTCACTGTTTTGTGGAACTTCTTCTCCTTCGAGTAACCCTAACGGGGTTTCCACGCGTTTGTCTGCGGTAATGGCGCCGCGCAAGAGCACGCCATGGCCAATAAAATCTGCAACTAAATGATGTTCTGGCTCGTGATATAAACCATATGGAGTGCTCCATTGAAGCATTCTGCCGTGGTACATCACGCCAGCTTTGTCGGCCATTGCAAATGCCTCTTGCTGATCATGAGTGACCAAGAGTGCTGTAATGTTCTCTTGTTTGAGCAGACCCCGAACTTCAGTTGCGAGGGATTCTCTTAACTCTGCATCTAGGCTAGAAAAAGGTTCGTCGAGTAATAGTAGCTTAGGGCGTGGGGCGAGCGCTCTAGCAAGAGCGATTCGCTGTTGTTGGCCCCCTGAAAGCTGATGCGGATAGCGGTGAGCATAACCTTCTAAACCCACATGCTCGAGTAATTGCGTGACGCGCTTTTGTTTGCTTTGCGCATCCCAGTCACGTAATCCGAAACTAATGTTCTCGCCCACCGACAAGTGCGGGAAAAGGGCGAAGTCTTGGAAAACCATGCCTACATTCCGTTTCTCTGGGGGAATGAGCTGCCCAGGTGAGCTTACGAGGCGGCCGTCTAACTCAATACTGCCCGAACGCAAGGGTTCAAAGCCTGCGATAGCGCGCAATAGCGTGGTTTTACCGCAACCGGAGGGCCCCAGCAGACAGCCTATATCACCAGCCTCGAGGGAGAACTCTACCGAGTCGACAATTGTTTGCTTACCAAAACCGACATTTACTTGGTTAAGCTTTAACAGGCTCATAAATCTCCTCGGCCTTTTGCGGTAGGGTTTTCAATTCTTGCTTACTTTGATGCCGCGCTTGAATCGCGCGGCTCAGCAATATTACTGGAATTAAACCCGCAATGACAATCATTAACGCCGCCGGGCCGGCTTGGGCCAGTCGCTCGTCTCCTGCCATTTCATAAGCTCTGACTGCTAGGGTATTAAAATTAAAAGGTCTGAGAATAAGCGTTGCTGGAAGCTCTTTGAGTACATCTACGAAAACGAGGATTCCTGCAGTAAGAAGGCTTGTCTTCAGCAACGGAAAGTGAATACGCGTTAAAACTTGAGAGGATTTCAAACCAAGAATTCTGCCCGATTCGTCCATTGCTGGACTAATCTGTGCAAGCCCACTGTCAACTGTCTGGATAGACACCGAGAGGAAGCGCACGAGGTAAGCAAAAAGCAATGCGAGAATGGTGCCGGAAAGAACAAGCCCGGGGTTTATCCCAAACAAACTTTTACTTAAAGCAATGAGTTGTTGATCAAACCAAGCGAAGGGAACAATAACACCCACGGCAACTACCACCCCCGGAATGGCGTAGCCCACGGAAGCAAAATTCACACTTAAACGAGTCCACGCGGTGGGTTGGCGCCGCTTGCCGTAGCAAAACCATAATGCGATTAGCACTGTAAGCAGTGATGCCAACAATGCGAGAAAGATACTGTTTCTAATGAGCTGATGAAAATTTGGATCTAACCAGGTATCTAGGTGTCGGAATGACCATGCCATAAGCTGTAAGGCGGGTAAAATAAACCCAATGAGAACGGGTAGGAAACAAGCCGAAAACGCGGCCACAGCTTTCCAGCCGTTGAGTTCGAATGGACGTGCGGGCTGTGAGCCACGGTTTCCATTGTGATATTTCGATTGCCGCCTTGAAATGCGCTCAACCACCATGAGTATAACAACAGCACTCAACAAGATACTGGCGAGTTGTAATGCGCCTACAGGGTCGCCCATGCCATACCAGGTTCTGAAAATCCCTGTGGTAAAGGTTGTCACGCCGTAGAATTGCACGGTGCCATAGTCGGCAAGTGTTTCCATTAGCGCAAGCGTAACGCCTGTGGCAATTGCTGGGCGCGCCATAGGCAATGCCACGCGCCAAAAGCTTCGCCAAGGCGACAGCCCGAGCACGCGACTCGCTTCCATGGTTGCTCGAGATTGTTCTAAAAAAGCGGCTCGTGTGATCAGATAAACATATGGGAATAAAACAAAACTTAACACCAATATAGCGCCGGTGAGAGAGCGAATCTCCGGGAAATAATAATCACCAAAGTCCCAGTTAAAGAGGGCTCTCAAGAGAGATTGCACACTGCCTTCGAAACTCAGCATGCCGCTGTACGTATAAGCGGTAATATATGCGGGCATGGCAAGTGGGAGCAACAACGCCCAACGCAGCCATGTGACACCTTTAAAGTTGCATGCGGTGGTAAGCCAAGCACTACTCACGCCTAGCAGCGTAACTAATAATCCGACACCTACCATGAGCATGAGGGTGTGTAAAACATACTCGCCAATGACATACTGCCAAAGGTGGTGCAATGTATCTCGCTGCTCGGCTCCTGCTAAACCAACGAAAAATGCCCCGACTACAACGAGTAGGGGCAAGCAGACAATAGAGGCAAGAAGCGGTAAGCTAAATCTGCGTACCGCTGCGAGAGCCTGTTCCTGCATTAACGCCAGCCAGCTCTGTTCATGAGTCGTACGGCTGCTGCGTTATTCTCACCTAACACGCTCATCGATACATTATCGGCTTGGAACTCGCCCCAGCGGTTAAGAATTTCGCTGCGTTCGGTTCCAGGGCGCACTGGATACTCTTGATTCGCCTCTGCATACCACGTTTGTGAACTCTCACTCACGAGAAACTCCATGAGCTGTATCGCTTCATTCGGGTTCGTTGCGTGCTGTAACAAGCCAATTCCACTCACGTTTACGTGTACACCTTGGCTCTCTTGCGCGGGCCAGAACACCCCTACCTTTTCAACGGCTGCAAGTTGTGTTTCGTCACCAGACGCGGCCATGGCACCGAAGTAGTAAGTGTTTGCAATCGCAATGTCACATTGACCCGAAGCGACGGCATGAATTTGATCTCGGTCACCGCCCACTGGATCGCGAGCGAAGTTCGCGACCAATCCGCGCGCCCATGCTTCTGTTGCTTCCTCACCATGGTGCTCTATCATTGCCGCAATCATGGATTGGTTATAAATATTGTCGGAAGAGCGAATACAAATACGGCCACGCCACTGTTCATCGGCAAGGCTTAAGTAATCGCTAAGTTCTTCCGGATTTACGCGATCTTTCGCGTAGAAAATCGTGCGGGCGCGCATGCTCAATCCAAACCATTGATTGTCTGCGTCGCGCAAATAATCAGGGATGTTGTTACTTAACGCTTCAGAATTGACCGCTTGAAAGAGATTGGCCGTTTTTGCGCGATGCAAAGCCCCAGCATCTACTGTTAGAAATAAATCAGCAGGACTATTTTCACCTTCATTCTGCAAGCGAGTTAGTAAGCCGTCGCCGGAGCCTGTAACTAGGTTGACTTGAATACCGGTTTCTTCAGTAAAGCGATCGAGCAACGGCTTAATCAAGTCTTCTTTTCTTGAAGAATAGATGTTCACGCTGCTTCCTTCGTTATCTCTGGGCACCAGCGTAATGATTAACCCAATAATAATAAGGGCTGCTAAAATGACTTTGAAAATAGGTTTCATAGTTTGTTAAAACTCCTTCTCAAGTGATGTGATGGATTCTAAAGTAAACCAAAGTAAATGACAATTATTATCATTTGAGAAATTGTATAAAGATCTCGTGAAGGAGCCGTAGATGTCACGTATGCGTCCGTATATAAGCTTTATCACCCTGGGTGTTGCAAATTTAGAGCGCGCGTTGAAGTTTTATCGAGACGGCTTGGGCTTACCAACAGACGGTATCGTTGGGG
This genomic interval from Idiomarinaceae bacterium HL-53 contains the following:
- a CDS encoding polar amino acid transport system substrate-binding protein translates to MFTRTMLVLCVAVLSGCPAQTPEMPAQQESVAARCQLTLGYDAWEPYQYKDIGHEVRGVDIELAEAVLEHMNCDLEFVQATWLDLLRGLEIGEIDMLVGASKTPERERYAWFSTNYRDEQFVLFVREGELHRYREMNTVETFLNEGYRLGVVNQYYYGDPVQTLTSTDAFSDQVRGAIISELNMARLIDQDVDGVLEDELVGLSMIRRKGFAEYVTPSHIEVGASPVYAMFSKETVTEAQVEAFNAALVTIHNNGTYADILARYGL
- a CDS encoding iron(III) transport system ATP-binding protein; this encodes MSLLKLNQVNVGFGKQTIVDSVEFSLEAGDIGCLLGPSGCGKTTLLRAIAGFEPLRSGSIELDGRLVSSPGQLIPPEKRNVGMVFQDFALFPHLSVGENISFGLRDWDAQSKQKRVTQLLEHVGLEGYAHRYPHQLSGGQQQRIALARALAPRPKLLLLDEPFSSLDAELRESLATEVRGLLKQENITALLVTHDQQEAFAMADKAGVMYHGRMLQWSTPYGLYHEPEHHLVADFIGHGVLLRGAITADKRVETPLGLLEGEEVPQNSEGETVDVLIRPDDIVLDERSERRAKIIGKGFRGAHFLYTVALNDGSQVLCMAPSHHEYQVGSEVGLRLNLDHLVLFPAGYCET
- a CDS encoding iron(III) transport system permease protein, translating into MQEQALAAVRRFSLPLLASIVCLPLLVVVGAFFVGLAGAEQRDTLHHLWQYVIGEYVLHTLMLMVGVGLLVTLLGVSSAWLTTACNFKGVTWLRWALLLPLAMPAYITAYTYSGMLSFEGSVQSLLRALFNWDFGDYYFPEIRSLTGAILVLSFVLFPYVYLITRAAFLEQSRATMEASRVLGLSPWRSFWRVALPMARPAIATGVTLALMETLADYGTVQFYGVTTFTTGIFRTWYGMGDPVGALQLASILLSAVVILMVVERISRRQSKYHNGNRGSQPARPFELNGWKAVAAFSACFLPVLIGFILPALQLMAWSFRHLDTWLDPNFHQLIRNSIFLALLASLLTVLIALWFCYGKRRQPTAWTRLSVNFASVGYAIPGVVVAVGVIVPFAWFDQQLIALSKSLFGINPGLVLSGTILALLFAYLVRFLSVSIQTVDSGLAQISPAMDESGRILGLKSSQVLTRIHFPLLKTSLLTAGILVFVDVLKELPATLILRPFNFNTLAVRAYEMAGDERLAQAGPAALMIVIAGLIPVILLSRAIQARHQSKQELKTLPQKAEEIYEPVKA
- a CDS encoding iron(III) transport system substrate-binding protein, with translation MKPIFKVILAALIIIGLIITLVPRDNEGSSVNIYSSRKEDLIKPLLDRFTEETGIQVNLVTGSGDGLLTRLQNEGENSPADLFLTVDAGALHRAKTANLFQAVNSEALSNNIPDYLRDADNQWFGLSMRARTIFYAKDRVNPEELSDYLSLADEQWRGRICIRSSDNIYNQSMIAAMIEHHGEEATEAWARGLVANFARDPVGGDRDQIHAVASGQCDIAIANTYYFGAMAASGDETQLAAVEKVGVFWPAQESQGVHVNVSGIGLLQHATNPNEAIQLMEFLVSESSQTWYAEANQEYPVRPGTERSEILNRWGEFQADNVSMSVLGENNAAAVRLMNRAGWR